The following proteins are encoded in a genomic region of Toxotes jaculatrix isolate fToxJac2 chromosome 3, fToxJac2.pri, whole genome shotgun sequence:
- the LOC121179342 gene encoding cytochrome c oxidase subunit 6C-1, which translates to MSLPKPVMRGMLAKRLRFHLPIAFALSIGAAIAFKFTVTEPRKQAYAEFYKQYDSVKEFNAMREAGIFESVRPSGE; encoded by the exons ATGTCTCTGCCAAAGCCTGTGATGAGGGGGATGCTGGCAAAGCGTCTGAGGTTTCACCTGCCCATTGCTTTTGCTTTGTCCATTGGGGCTGCCATAGCATTCAAG TTCACAGTGACAGAGCCCAGGAAACAGGCCTACGCTGAGTTCTACAAGCAGTATGACTCCGTCAAAGAGTTCAACGCCATGAGGGAAGCCGGCATCTTCGAGAGTGTGCGGCCCTCTGGGGAGTAA